The sequence tttacacttttgtcatgtacatgtaaaattttaatattaaaatcactgttgtggccggattcggacaggtgtttagaaaaatgggaaatggagtctttcaaacgagcacttcttttgtgttcatcaacacgagttttaaacttgacgacgtacacaccgttgcactcatcacatgtcagggcatagacaccactaTTGTCTTCAGGATGCTCTTAGTCCttagagttaaaaatcactttaccaagggaggtcggggagtaaaaacacactcgGTATTTGTCTTTGGAtatgaggttgtgaacactgtaagacagggggccaaggCGAGGTAATTTGCACCACTGTTTGGGTTCTGTTTTGGGGACCGGCAGCAAACTGGTTAGGGTGGGCGATACTCTTAGTCGGGTTTTTTTGGCCAGTAATTTACGGATGACGTCATCATTatagccgttattagaacatatcgatttaattacatcaagttcctggttgaaacttgaagcagtcaTTGGGATACAAAGTAGTCTGTTTAACATAGATTTAATGCCCGCAATCTTGTGGGAGTAAGGATGGTTTGAATCTGCGAGGATAAGTACATCCGTAAAGGTACTTTTCCGGTAGATTGCgaagtcatgtttgccttctttGAGGGAAATCGTGAGATCTAGGAAGTGGATTGAATCACCTCCGAGTTCAGAAGTAAAATTGATGGATCGGTGGAGGGAATTGAGTAGCCCAAGAAAGGAGGCCAGTTGTCTCTTGCTACCGGTCCATAAGCAAATAATGCCATCCACATATCTAAAGTAGTagcacaagttttttaaaagagggtGATGAGAGTTGAACAGTTTACTTTCCAGGTTATCCATAAAGATATCGGCCAGGATAGGCGAGAGAGGAGAGCCCATAAAAAGGCCGTGGTTTTGTCTATAAAACtggtgattgaattgaaaataattttggtccatgCACACTGATAATAGTTTTTAGAAGTCACTCACTAGGTCTTCATTGAAGGATGATTTCCTGAGCCAATCTAGAGTTATATCTATAGCTTCTTTGGCAGGtacggaggtaaaaaggttggaaacatcAAAAGATACCAGTTTTCCATTTGGTGGGGGGGTTATTGTTGAAAGACTTTTTGCTAGCTCAGAGCAATTTTCAATGCTTTGCGTAGGCTTGAACCCCGAGAGGGTCCGTATGAGTGTATTTAGCTTTGAAGAAAGGAGGTGGGAGGGAgaagaaaaatgggaaaccacaggGCATATGGGCACGTTACACTTGTGGGTTTTGGGTAAGCCGTACATTTTCGGTGGCAATGGATTCATTTTAATAAGATGTCTCATTTCTTGAGGTGAGAGTAAGGAGGTGCATCTGTTCACAGTGGATATAAGTTTATCTTGAAAAATGGGGTGGGGTCTTTGTTTAGCAGTTCGAAGTCGTTTGTCGATATAAAGTCATAGAACTTCGTTAGGTAATCACGTTTGTTGAGGATGACGATACTAGAACCTTTGTCAGCTTTGGTGAAGATGAGATCGTGGTTTGTGGCGGCCGACTTAATAGATTTTAACAAGTGGGAGGAAGAGGCAGGTGAAGAATTTGGGATTCTAGTGAGGTTTTTAGAAATATGTTCAGCGATTTGGTGCTTTTTGCCGGGAGGTTCACTACGAAGGGCTACTTCACAATCAACCAAGAAATTACAAGCAGCCTTCTTGCTGATGGGTTGGGAAAGTGAGTATTTGTAACCCTTGCTAGGGAAGTTGACTTCTTGGTCCGTAAAGTTGTGGTCAGAAAGGTTGATGACCCGTGGAGGGAAGGATCTGGGGGCCCGATTAGCACACAGTGGAGGGGTGGTTGGTCGTTGTGAAATACGAAGAAGGTAGTTTTTTGCTGATCACCTTACGTTTATTGAAGGCGATGCGGCTGCGCAGATCCTTGACGTGGTCTTGGAAAGAACTCCACTGGCACCAGTGCAGACGATGTCCCAGCTCCAGGTGAAGGTAGTAGAGATAGTGGGATAGGGAATCCCTCTTCATGAACCAGCTTTTTAGTTCCTCTCGGATCCATGTCCTCTGGGCTTGGGCGATGGCTGCTCTGGAAGCTGCGGATGACGTCTTGGTAGCTATGTGGACGTAATTCAGGATGAGTTGAAGTTTAAGGCACTCGTTGTTAAAGAATATGTTAAGGCTTGCGAGACGAAGTTTGACTGAAAGCTTCTTGAAGAGAAACGCCTTTTTTTGCCGTACTAGCAttgcgaataaaatcaactgatttgggcgttacttggtggaacgatgaaatattcatggtgaaacaaaacacagtactattccacaaacttttattttaacagtctactagcttcgacgtttacaccgtcattatcaagactaactgagcaatagcgtacaacgtccagccttatttatccaacaatagtgtgagggaaggaggaggggggggaactaaatgaggaggagcattgttggttgggcattgttggttggattggagggtcaaaacacaaagtataaaaggttgggggggggggcaggcagatagaaagccaggtggtaacgaggttaatgggaaggggaggaggaaggaatgtcatgtacatgacaaaagtgtaaaactggatattttagaaattttagaaatcaccaaatgcattcttgcacgtaacatcgaaatttttaatgatatgactgtattcaaatgttctaattttttatctactgttttaaaatcttacttcttccttgacaatccttcctccttgATTTTATCCATAATATATTATTCAGAACGCAGCAAATAGaacttaataatattaaattatatataaatagagCATACATGTATGCAAAAGTATACGTTGTATCGCCCAGGTACAAAGTATAGGCTTCATTCcattccatgaatttttttccaagtcAGACTTAATGCTGGGAAATTTCATAAGATGGAGTCTCAGAAATggatatttaagtaaatttctttTGTCAAGGAAACATATCCCCACTGTCGATCATCATCTTTCCGAAGAACGCACAGAAAAGCACACGTTTGTCATAAATATCCACCAGTAACACGAGGTGTACCGCATAGTAGTAACACCAGCAAAAATGGGAGTTCATAGCAATAGTAGTAGAAATAATTTAGCTGTAGTTAATACCGAATCCATATTCTTGTCCGACGGATGACTCAAGTAGTCCTTGTAAACAGTTCAATCATTTTTCCGTCAAAAGGTCAGCCAACCGGTGAAACCCTTGATGATTGTTGGACAAAGTGGAATGAGGGATTTACCCTTATTTAATAGAGGGACCCTAAAGAATACAACATGGCGGCTTTCGTTTTCAACAAGTGATTAAGAAACATTTCGCTGCACAAAGGATGGCTAACAATACcttgtatggaaaatataagggaTTTAAAAGTGAAATGGTGAAGTGTGTACCGCAATGCATTATCTTACATTCGAttgaattgtaaattttaatgcaacaaCTGACTTAGTGGCCACAATGATAACTTGAATAAAACGATTATTTCGAAAAATTTTGCGCTATGCTCCCTATAAAATTGAACTAAACTAAAAGGAAAACTTTGGCATTTATCTAAccggttaaaaaaatatatcataatacGTTTGAACCTTTTTGGCGAAGATACTCGTCGATTTGATGGTTACTTATCAGCAGCCTTTGTTCTATTCAACGATATTTCTCGGCCATTTTCTTTTTCCCGTCTTAGACCTCCCTCGTTTTGCGAACTTTACACCTGTACGCATCTGTCGTGTACTGGACTCGGTAATTATCCGTCATACCTTTGCTCCGTTATTATCATGATATTGTCATGATGCTATTTACCTCTTGTCATCCCTTTAATCCTCATCGCTATTCTGCATTAACTATTCTGCTTTTCGTGATTTAATTGGGTCGTAAGATAATATGTTTAATACTCATTACTGCGATCTTTTCGAGCATTTgcattttaagaataaattaccTGGGTATTTATCCATCAAATTCCTCGCCGCCAAAAATATACCGAAAACCGCCGAGTTTcagtattttaagaaattaattactTCATGTATGAGATGGTGAATGTCTCTCCAGTCACTGAATAATTCATTGCATGAAGTCATTCGCCGTAATATGGAATTAATGAAACCTGTTTACGATGATGAGAGGGGAAGATCTTATCGCTAAAGAAGGAAgatacatattttaatgttatttgctTCTGACTGATATATTTAGCCAATTTGATGCAAATGAAGAAGAGATCGAGCATCTCATGTGTTGCCCATTATGAAAACTTTTTATAGATCCTTCGACTCAATTTGCAAACCAGGCATTCCGAAAACAATTGTCAACTAATTATTTTCGCTGAATTAACCCACCGTTAGTTGCGTGGCGTCAATTTGACGCCAGgcaaatttcttttctttgcccatttaatatttttgttatagtGAGACCACTGTCATTCTGTGCATCTCATTATTTTGTGTTTCTGAGATGGATGCTGATGCGTTTGTATTTATTCTCACTTCAGCAggttaaaaagtcatttttagtTTTGTTGTCGGATGGACGCCACGTGACTACTTGTGTTACACCAGGTTGCATGCTAATTATCCTGACGAGGCTTAATGAAAGCATttatttgactatttttttatttatttacacgtAACTCTTTAACAAAATTTGTACTATTATTATTctctcttaatttcattataatgaaCAATTTATGACACCTTGAATAATACGAATATTTCGAAATGTTTGCACTGTGATTCCTCTAAAACTGAGAAAACATTGATATGTATCTTACCTGTTATAACAATATCATACATTACATTTGAACCTTTTTGGCTTAGAAATATCTTTTGTCAGTGAGTTCTTGTCGGTAAATTGCATTGCACTCGAACAATCAACCTGGAGACGTTTTTCAAATGTCCACCTTCGTCAAATTAATACGTTTCTAATAAAGTCACAAATTCCTATTCACACAATCGATTTGGCTCTATAAACTTTTAGAACCATTGGTCAATGTGTCAACTTGAGAAAATTCCCCTGGGTATATCTGCGACCCGTCTAATACAAACGTCTTTCTCTTGGCGAACGAGCAATGGtttggtcagtgctgattttcgggttcctcagccgcgttcgttgtttttggatgacaacagtttcgggagccatcctgctcccgtcagGTCGTTTTTGGCCGCCTTATATGGCTCTGTGCCGCTGCCTGTCGGACGCTGATTGGTCAATaccctcttccaaacgttgctgattgggtagccttggtctcggttgaaattattgtttttgtgtatttccaagGCTTCCCTGATCAGCCTTGGATAGTAGCGATTGTCCTTGGCCACCATCTTCGTTCCTTCGAAGTCTATACTGTGACCTGCCTCACTCCACGCGTGTTCTGCAATGGCCGACAGGAGGAGCTGCTGCTGTTTTGTGGCTCTTGCATGTTCTTTTATCCtggtcgccattcctcggcatgtctCTCCTATGTAAGCTTTCCTGCACGAACACGGCACTTTGTAGACGCCTTCACATAAGTCTTGTGGAATGTTGTCTTTCGGTCCAGGTACTAGGTTGTGGATCTTGGTCACACAATTGTACCTTGTGACCACGTCGTGTTTTCTCAGGATCCTTGAAATTCTTTCCGATACTCCCGCAATGTAAGGGATAGTCAGTAGTGCGTTGGGcttggtcaattcctcctcctgGCGTTGCTCGGATGGTCGTGAGTGCGCCCTTGTCACCTTATCGGCCCTTTTAAGGGCCATTCTCTTGTTGTAGCCATTCTTCTGTAGAACAGAGGCCAGCTATTTCTTCTCTGCATCTAATGATTCAGCGTCCGCGatggtgaaggctcggtggaaTAGAGAAGAAACCACGGAGGCTTTTTGCGCCGGATGGTGGTGTGATATCGCCATGAGGTATCTGTCAGTGTGCGTAGGTTTCCTGTACACTGCGTGCCCAAGCCTGCCATCGCCTTTCCTCTTGACCAAAACATCCAGGAAGGCCAGCTTGCCATCTTCTTCCTTCTCCATGGTAAACTGGATTCTTGGGTGTTGCTGATTGAGATGACAAAGGGATTTGTCAAGTTCTTCCGCGCCGTGTGGCCATACGACGAAGGTGTCATTTACATACCGCAGCCACAACTTGGGTTTCTTCTGATATGTCTCGATAGCTTTCGCCTCAAAGTCCTCCATGAAGAGATTGGCCATCACAGGGGACAGGGGCGATCCCATCGCTGCTCCGTCTGTTTGCTCATAGAAACTGCCATTCCACAGAAAGACGATGTTTTTCAGGCAATGCTCCACAAGCTTGGGGAAGTCCTTTGGGATGCCAGAGCTGGTCAGCTTCTTCACTATGTCCACGGAATCTGCAATGGGCACGTTGGTGAAGAGCGATACCACATCGAAGCTGACGATGATGTCTTCTTTTTCGATAGTGAGGTCTCTTATGATTTACACGAAGTGTGCTGAGTTCTTAACGTGGGAAGATGATTAGACGCAGAGAAGAAATAGCTGGCCTCTGTTCTACAGAAGAATGGCTACAACAAGAGAATGGCCCTTAAAAGGGCCGATAAGGTGACAAGGGCGCACTCACGACCATCCGAGCAACGCcaggaggaggaattgaccaagCCCAACGCACTACTGACTATCCCTTACATTGCGGGAGTATCGGAAAGAATTTCAAGGATCCTGAGAAAACACGACGTGGTCACAAGGTACAATTGTGTGACCAAGATCCACAACCTAGTACCTGGACCGAAAGACAACATTCCACAAGACTTATGTGAAGGCGTCTACAAAGTGCCGTGTTCGTGCGAGGGTGAGAGAAACACAAGTGCATTCTGAGGATTGAAGGAGATGCTCCAAGCGAGCGAGAAAGTATGTCGCATAGCGAAAATGAAGCTCGATCATTGGCAAAATTTTATTCgcatgaaaattttgtattcatGGCATAAATAAACTAAGATACGATTGTAACTATTTAAGGACACCCATTAATGTATCGAAAAAAGATGGATAaagtttttgtttatatttacccTCTATTAAAATTATCACCCGAATATGTATACCCCTCACATAAAAGATACCTATCAATCGAATGAATTGTTGCATTTGAATAATTGCTGTTGCTGATACAAACTAAAGTCAGCCATAGCTAATTGTGCGATGCCACCTGACCAGTTGCGTTCCGAAACGAAATGCTCCAGTCGGAGGCTTAAACAACAGCTACCACGACAGTAGGTAATTGGCAGCCGTGCTCACTCGCTGATGGAAATTAAAGCTCATAGTAAAACAGCCATGCTtgtgcctagtgttccaaaattTTGTATCCCTCAAGCCGCAATAGCAGCCATATTGGAAAATAGACAACTTGGTTGCGCATAAGATTGAAACATCGAGAAACACATTTGCCATTTCTGAGTGTATTGACCCAAATACAGTCCTATATGATGTTTATGTTGCTAATATTTTATGCTGAtagacaattttaagaatataaaagactggttaaaatttttaaaatttcaaaaaaatcatgcatttgcAGAGTGAGCAAAATAAATGTCAACAGAGTATTTTGCATAGAAAAAGTAGAAAATGCCCCACTTTCTGCCAATACCTATGAAAAAAGAACATATGTTTTTAAAAGTCACTACATTGGAAAATGGCCgccattaaatattttctgaagcaCAAAggatctaaattttaatttt comes from Ischnura elegans chromosome X, ioIscEleg1.1, whole genome shotgun sequence and encodes:
- the LOC124171241 gene encoding uncharacterized protein LOC124171241 codes for the protein MADFNSVDIVKKLTSSGIPKDFPKLVEHCLKNIVFLWNGSFYEQTDGAAMGSPLSPVMANLFMEDFEAKAIETYQKKPKLWLRYVNDTFVVWPHGAEELDKSLCHLNQQHPRIQFTMEKEEDGKLAFLDVLVKRKGDGRLGHAVYRKPTHTDRYLMAISHHHPAQKASVVSSLFHRAFTIADAESLDAEKK